The Triticum urartu cultivar G1812 chromosome 6, Tu2.1, whole genome shotgun sequence genome includes the window CACTTGCTTATTGTCGACCACGATCACCTCCCACTTGAACCCGTCGAGATGCTTGATCATTGCCTGCGACGCTCCAACTGGAGCCTTCTTCTTCGGGCTCAGCGCCGCGTCGCCGGCGCATGTTTCTCCGTCAAGGAGCTTATCGTCCTCGTGGCCGGCGAGGCTGCGTCGGGCGGCGCGGATGATCTCCGCGGCGATGCTGTTGACACGGACGAAATCAGGGTGGGACGGAGCGAGGACCTTGTCGCCCAGCTCCTTCTTCTCGTTGTTGAACTGCGACTCGCCGAGCTCAAGCTCTCCCGAGTGCGTGAGGACGACGAAGTGGCGGCGGTTTGTGTAGGGCACGGTCTCGAAGGTGCCGTAGCAGATGGTTACCACCACACCGCCGACGATGACGACCCCCGCGATGACTATCTGGACTTTCACCTCGTTAGAACTTCTTGGTCGCCTGGAGGAGTAGTACCGTGGGCGTGGGACCGCTGGTGCCTGCGGCGACGGCGGTGGTCGACGGACGAGAGAGTCACGGCCGGGCGATTTCAGGGCCTCGTGAGATCGCCGCGTTGAAGGCGCGTGGTAGTAGCGCCTGGCGGTCGGCGGCTGCGGAACAGTCGTTCGGGCGGCGGGCTTGGGCCGGAGTAGCCCGGACAGCGCGGGGCGCAGATTCCTGATCAAGGCGCTCATGTTCTCTCAGCTAGTCTTGGGGATGGGCGCTCTTGGATCCGTGTCGTACTAGCGTCTACGTCGTGGCGTGCTCGACAGGTTGCCATGGTTTATTAGGGTTGCGATCTCGGTCAAGTCTGCGATCAGCAATGCTACATCGACGGAGATTTACAGAGTTTTACAAGGTGAGATTGAGCTGGCAATTTGTGATTGGACTAAGGGGAGGGAGGGGGCCcacccacctgaaaatcaggggggtaTGTTTAGTTGGTTAGAAAGGAGCGTGTAAAGGCATGTAAGACCCCGTACTTTTAGCATTTTTGGTCTGCGATCGAGGGAGATTAAGTCGTTAAGTTTTCTTTTGTCCAAAAAAAAAAGTCGTTAAGTTTTCTCGCATAGGAAGGAGTCTCTCCTCCGATTCTAGCTAGCTAGTACCATAGGAGTCAAAATTTCAACCAAAATCAGAAATTCCGGTGATTTCGGTCGGCGTCAAAATATACGTAGCCTTGGAATTTTGAGCCAACTTTAAACTAATTTCAACCCAAATTCAAATTCAATCAAAATCCATTTAAATTATGTGAATTTCGATACATGGAATCCCCCCTCCCCAAAAAAATAAATCTCTGAAATTTCAAAACTTGGGTGAGGTCCGATTTTTTTTCTTACTGGATTTTTCAACCTTCACTACCGAAAAAATGTTTTACTCCAAGTGCGTGGCAGCTCGCCGAGTTCTTTTCCGCGGGCACTCGTCGaataagtactccctccatcctaAAGTAAGTGACTCAGCTTTGTACTAATTTTAGTATAAAATCGAGTCATTtatttttggacggagggagtatttgctTATTTGGCGAGTGCTTCCCAAAATAAACCCGGCAAAAGTAAGACACTTGGAACCTACCAAGTGTTGCCAGGTACGCCACCAAATCTCTACTTCTAAgggagcagttggtagtctcgctTCCAGGTTTTTTTTCGTTCTAAAAAAATCTACGAAATTTCGTAGGTTAACCAGGGACAACTCCCACCTTCCAGGTTTTTTTTGTCCCACCTCTCATGGTTTTTTTTGGTACCTCGTCCCACCTCACACTAAGCCGCCACGAACCGCAAAAACCgcctaccttagccaaatcaacaaatctctctcattaatgcaattttctttaggaaacaaataatatattctttcctaccttagccaaatcaacggatctattctattaatgcaatttgctttagcaaacaaataatactttcctaccttagccaaatcaacggatctctcccattaatgcaatttgctttagcaaacaaataatagattatttcctaccttagccaaatctacgaaatctctctcattaatgcaatttgctttaggaaacaaataatagatgGAAACAAATAATCTCTAATCTCTAATAATTTCTACTCCTAATGAAGCAGTTGGTAGTCTCCTCCCACCTTCCATGATTTTTTTGGTACCTCCTCCCACCTTCGCTGGTTTTTTTCGTAGATTTTTTTCGTCCCCTCCCCTCACTTCATCGGTTTATTTTCGCGTCACCCTCTCACACAACGAAAGAAATCTAAACAGATCAGAACTTTCCATACTGGCGCAAGTTATTTAGTAATGTAGAATCAATCACGAACaatctctaaagatcaaatctaaattaattaacctTACCTTAAATCACTCAATTACATTAATTAGAAAACAAATAATTGATTTTCAAAAAATCGCTCAATCACGTAAACCTTACCTTAACTCACGGATGGTAATCAATCTCCAAACAAAGGAAACAATACATCGAGGGAGCAGTAAATAAACTCCCTTTCTTATGACATGTATATGACCTTTCCTTCCCTCTACGTTGTCGAGCGTTCTTGATTCTCGAGGCCGATCCTTGGGCTGCGTCACTGGGTCGCGACGGTGCTGGAGGACGAGGATGACGAGGCCGGGTGCTGCGGCACCGCGTTGGCCGCGACCGGTGAAGGGGGCAAAGAAGGGCGGCTTCCCTGGCCCTGGCCATGGCCGTGACCCTGGGAGTTGGTGCGGTGGAAATGGCACTTGAAGGACACGGCGTGGGTGGCCGATGCGCAGACGTGCTTGGAAGCGGGCCCGTGGCCCGTGCCGGACGGCGCCGACGCCGACCCGGGCCACCTCCTCCGCGTATTCTTGGAGCTGTGGCTGGCCGATTTACATGAAATTAATTCCCTCAGTTGTGGTGGCAAATATAATACACATAATCCATATTGTTATGTACTAGcgtgtgtgtgtgaaatagatgaattatggtcccgtacccaataagatggatatgtgtgtgtgttagagagagagagagagggagagggggagagagtgaggaagagggaggcCGAGTGTGTGTGTGACGAATTGATGGTAAAAAAGGTCGCCAATGTCATTTGatatgtatgagaatattaaTATTAAACTTTTAAAGTTAATAtggccccgttgcaacgcacgggtgTTCTTCTAGTACACTTAGCAATGGACTAACAATCTGCAAAGTACGTGAAAAATGTAGCAGCCCTACTTAATGGTAATGTATCCTATATATacctttttttttgcgggaaccCTATATATACCTAAAAGAGGAGCCAAAGTCTTTTCTAGCGGAGCATGTACCGGGTAAACATCTGCCTTTCATTAGCTTCAAGGTCCTTGCTTTTTGGACTCATATGCTTGTGGATTTGCTTTGCCTTTTACGTGGTATAGAAAATGAATGTCACATAAGAGGAGGGTCCCATCTCCTTTTGTGCCAGAGAGAAGGACGTAATGTGCATGGATGACTCTGCCATTATCCATCCCTCTCCCATGGAAAATTGTAGCATTAATTTTCTTTGTGTTTTCCGCATCTGTTAAACCAGAATTtggtttttgattttttttaatattTGGAATCTGGAACTGTAGATATAATGCGGACCGAAATATGAAATTGAAATGCAACTATATATATAATGTGGGATAAAAATATGAAATTAAAATTGAAATTTCTAGACCGCGTCCATTTGAATTTCCAAACCAATTTCAGTACCACGTCCATTTCATCTCCCACATATTTTAATTAATGCGAGGTTGAAATATGAAAAATGAATTTTCACCTCACTATATCGTTCAGCCGTGTACCTTGGTCTATTCTTTATCTATAAGAGGACCCGGTGACCCATGTGGGTAGGGGACAGAACAAGGTAGCTCACACACTTGCTCAAATGGGTAGATTATCTACTCGTACGACTTGTTTGACGTATAAATTTATTGCCTAGTCTCTTTCATCAGATCGGTCTTTTAGTTGCATTACCTAGAGCATGCGCTTTTACATGGTATTAGAGCcaagaggtcttgagttcaagGCCCGGCTGGCGCAATTAAATTGTAGCCCACTTTAGATTCACGTTTAGGCCGGAAGGAGCCACACATGAGGAGTGTTGACGTATAAATGTATTGCCTAGTCTCTTCCATAAGGTCGGCTGTTTAGTTGCATTGACTAAAGCATGCACTTCTACTGAACCAGATGAGATTAGCAATCTTTGTCAAGAGGATTGTAAAGAACCACCTTGGTTAATGAAATTCTATATTTACACAAAAAAGAAAACCATTCATCTAATGTGTAACTTTGTGAGGAATAGCATCAAGAacaacatcaagatcatcacaaGGCTCGGAGGTGAAACGATTATCAAACTGTTGAACCATACCTTTGATTTCGCCTTGTGAGTCGCAAGAAGAACCATCATCACGCAGTAGAGGATCAAGTATTGGAGTTAATCATGACATGTAATTCTGTGGCCGGCTTGGACTAGGAGACAGTAATCGTGTAGAAATAGTATTGGCTAAGTTAACTAATACTACTACTTGAAATAGTATTGGCCATTTCCAAAAAACTAATACTACTACTTGAAGC containing:
- the LOC125517057 gene encoding mitochondrial metalloendopeptidase OMA1-like, which gives rise to MSALIRNLRPALSGLLRPKPAARTTVPQPPTARRYYHAPSTRRSHEALKSPGRDSLVRRPPPSPQAPAVPRPRYYSSRRPRSSNEVKVQIVIAGVVIVGGVVVTICYGTFETVPYTNRRHFVVLTHSGELELGESQFNNEKKELGDKVLAPSHPDFVRVNSIAAEIIRAARRSLAGHEDDKLLDGETCAGDAALSPKKKAPVGASQAMIKHLDGFKWEVIVVDNKQVNAMCAPGGKIIVYTGLLDKFNTDAEIAAVLGHEVAHAIARHAAEKLTKHMWIFMLTVFLLIFIDAPDLIDKLTEYLLSLPFSRKMEIEADHIGIMLLASAGFDPRIAPKVYEKLGKVGGNSSPLKEYMSTHPCSKKRTQLLLDAKVMDKAMALYTEARARKDEIDQ